A part of Cotesia glomerata isolate CgM1 linkage group LG4, MPM_Cglom_v2.3, whole genome shotgun sequence genomic DNA contains:
- the LOC123263031 gene encoding mucin-2-like isoform X2 — protein sequence MFLKLGFFVLIICMLSQHTFVDANDHILGDFLRRIGDWQHARGDAWDRKAHIWHIFDKSDEPQKTPIGNLKRAFGDKTYRFADHVDGWAEQGKGIFGQVVGNFKTKSRNTGKQPTSHSILRRPTTPTNPQPAPTAPTGGPYFPTTSVSTSFTGTAQPPNINSMFNPQNIPFPPGFNPAPPPTSNPSPSRPNPVTPTRGPYFPTTSVSPNFTGTAQPPNINSMFNPQNILFPPDFNPAPPPTNNPSPSRPNPVTPTRGPYFPTTSVSTSFTATAQPPNINSMSNPQNNPSPPDCDPAPPPTSNPSPSRPNPVTPTRGPYFPTTSVSTSFTATAQPPNINSMSNPQNNPSPPDCDPAPPPTSNPSPCRPNPVTPTRGPYFPTTSVSTSFTATAQPPNINSMSNPQNNPSPPDCDPAPPPTSNPSPCRPNPVTPTRGPYFPTTSVSTSFTATAQPPNINSMSNPQNNPSPPDCDPAPPPTSNPSPSRPNPVTPTRSPYCPTTSVSTSFTATAQPPNINSMSNPQNNPFPPDCDPAPPPTSNPSPPRPNPVTPTRGSYFPTSSRPTVTRGPPATRSSAGKLVFIESQGKSTELTPEQVVDIGKYFDQLLKGSN from the exons ATGTTTCTTAAATTGggtttttttgttctaatcaTTTGTATGTTATCCCag caCACTTTTGTTGATGCAAATGATCACATTCTTGGGGATTTCCTTCGACGAATTGGAGACTGGCAACATGCTCGAGGTGACGCCTGGGACCGCAAG gcTCACATCTGGCACATTTTCGACAAATCTGACGAACCCCAAAAAACTCCAATCGGCAACTTGAAACGCGCGTTTGGTGACAAGACATACAGATTTGCTGACCATGTTGACGGC tgGGCTGAACAAGGAAAAGGAATCTTTGGACAAGTAGTCGGAAATTTCAAAACTAAAAGCCGGAATACGGGTAAGCAACCAACATCCCATTCCATTCTAAGACGTCCAACCACCCCTACAAACCCTCAACCAGCACCTACAGCTCCAACTGGAGGCCCGTACTTCCCAACTACATCTGTTTCAACAAGTTTTACTGGAACCGCTCAACCTCCAAACATAAATTCAATGTTCAATCCTCAAAACATTCCATTCCCTCCAG GTTTTAATCCAGCACCTCCTCCAACAAGCAACCCTTCGCCTTCTAGACCTAATCCAGTAACTCCTACTAGAGGCCCGTACTTCCCAACTACATCTGTTTCACCAAATTTTACTGGAACCGCTCAACCTCCAAACATAAATTCAATGTTCAATCCTCAAAACATTCTATTCCCTCCAGATTTTAATCCAGCACCTCCTCCAACAAACAACCCTTCGCCTTCTAGACCTAATCCAGTAACTCCTACTAGAGGCCCGTACTTCCCAACCACATCTGTTTCAACAAGTTTTACTGCAACCGCTCAACCTCCAAACATAAATTCAATGTCCAATCCTCAAAACAATCCATCCCCTCCAGATTGTGATCCAGCACCTCCTCCAACAAGCAACCCTTCGCCTTCTAGACCTAATCCAGTAACTCCTACTAGAGGCCCGTACTTCCCAACTACATCTGTTTCAACAAGTTTTACTGCAACCGCTCAACCTCCAAACATAAATTCAATGTCCAATCCTCAAAACAATCCATCCCCTCCAGATTGTGATCCAGCACCTCCTCCAACAAGCAACCCTTCGCCTTGCAGACCTAATCCAGTAACTCCTACTAGAGGCCCGTACTTCCCAACTACATCTGTTTCAACAAGTTTTACTGCAACCGCTCAACCTCCAAACATAAATTCAATGTCCAATCCTCAAAACAATCCATCCCCTCCAGATTGTGATCCAGCACCTCCTCCAACAAGCAACCCTTCGCCTTGCAGACCTAATCCAGTAACTCCTACTAGAGGCCCGTACTTCCCAACTACATCTGTTTCAACAAGTTTTACTGCAACCGCTCAACCTCCAAACATAAATTCAATGTCCAATCCTCAAAACAATCCATCCCCTCCAGATTGTGATCCAGCACCTCCTCCAACAAGCAACCCTTCGCCTTCGAGACCTAATCCAGTAACTCCTACTAGAAGCCCGTACTGCCCAACTACATCTGTTTCAACAAGTTTTACTGCAACCGCTCAACCTCCAAACATAAATTCAATGTCCAATCCTCAAAACAATCCATTCCCTCCAGATTGTGATCCAGCACCTCCTCCAACAAGCAACCCTTCGCCTCCTAGACCTAATCCAGTAACTCCTACTAGAGGTTCTTACTTCCCAACTTCTTCGAGACCGACTGTTACAAGAGGCCCTCCAGCTACTAGATCTAGCGCCGGGAAATTGGTGTTCATTGAAAGTCAAGGAAAGTCTACGGAGCTGACTCCTGAACAGGTCGTTGATATTGGAAAGTACTTTGATCAGTTGTTGAAAGGGTCTAATTGA
- the LOC123263031 gene encoding extensin-like isoform X1 → MFLKLGFFVLIICMLSQHTFVDANDHILGDFLRRIGDWQHARGDAWDRKAHIWHIFDKSDEPQKTPIGNLKRAFGDKTYRFADHVDGWAEQGKGIFGQVVGNFKTKSRNTGKQPTSHSILRRPTTPTNPQPAPTAPTGGPYFPTTSVSTSFTGTAQPPNINSMFNPQNIPFPPGFNPASPKTSNPWPPRRNPVTRTRGPYFPTTSVSTSFTATAELPDINSMFNPQNIPFPPGFNPAPPPTSNPSPSRPNPVTPTRGPYFPTTSVSPNFTGTAQPPNINSMFNPQNILFPPDFNPAPPPTNNPSPSRPNPVTPTRGPYFPTTSVSTSFTATAQPPNINSMSNPQNNPSPPDCDPAPPPTSNPSPSRPNPVTPTRGPYFPTTSVSTSFTATAQPPNINSMSNPQNNPSPPDCDPAPPPTSNPSPCRPNPVTPTRGPYFPTTSVSTSFTATAQPPNINSMSNPQNNPSPPDCDPAPPPTSNPSPCRPNPVTPTRGPYFPTTSVSTSFTATAQPPNINSMSNPQNNPSPPDCDPAPPPTSNPSPSRPNPVTPTRSPYCPTTSVSTSFTATAQPPNINSMSNPQNNPFPPDCDPAPPPTSNPSPPRPNPVTPTRGSYFPTSSRPTVTRGPPATRSSAGKLVFIESQGKSTELTPEQVVDIGKYFDQLLKGSN, encoded by the exons ATGTTTCTTAAATTGggtttttttgttctaatcaTTTGTATGTTATCCCag caCACTTTTGTTGATGCAAATGATCACATTCTTGGGGATTTCCTTCGACGAATTGGAGACTGGCAACATGCTCGAGGTGACGCCTGGGACCGCAAG gcTCACATCTGGCACATTTTCGACAAATCTGACGAACCCCAAAAAACTCCAATCGGCAACTTGAAACGCGCGTTTGGTGACAAGACATACAGATTTGCTGACCATGTTGACGGC tgGGCTGAACAAGGAAAAGGAATCTTTGGACAAGTAGTCGGAAATTTCAAAACTAAAAGCCGGAATACGGGTAAGCAACCAACATCCCATTCCATTCTAAGACGTCCAACCACCCCTACAAACCCTCAACCAGCACCTACAGCTCCAACTGGAGGCCCGTACTTCCCAACTACATCTGTTTCAACAAGTTTTACTGGAACCGCTCAACCTCCAAACATAAATTCAATGTTCAATCCTCAAAACATTCCATTCCCTCCAGGTTTTAATCCAGCATCTCCTAAAACAAGCAACCCTTGGCCTCCTAGACGTAATCCAGTAACTCGTACTAGAGGCCCGTACTTCCCAACTACATCTGTTTCAACAAGTTTTACTGCAACCGCTGAACTTCCAGACATAAATTCAATGTTCAATCCTCAAAACATTCCATTTCCTCCAGGTTTTAATCCAGCACCTCCTCCAACAAGCAACCCTTCGCCTTCTAGACCTAATCCAGTAACTCCTACTAGAGGCCCGTACTTCCCAACTACATCTGTTTCACCAAATTTTACTGGAACCGCTCAACCTCCAAACATAAATTCAATGTTCAATCCTCAAAACATTCTATTCCCTCCAGATTTTAATCCAGCACCTCCTCCAACAAACAACCCTTCGCCTTCTAGACCTAATCCAGTAACTCCTACTAGAGGCCCGTACTTCCCAACCACATCTGTTTCAACAAGTTTTACTGCAACCGCTCAACCTCCAAACATAAATTCAATGTCCAATCCTCAAAACAATCCATCCCCTCCAGATTGTGATCCAGCACCTCCTCCAACAAGCAACCCTTCGCCTTCTAGACCTAATCCAGTAACTCCTACTAGAGGCCCGTACTTCCCAACTACATCTGTTTCAACAAGTTTTACTGCAACCGCTCAACCTCCAAACATAAATTCAATGTCCAATCCTCAAAACAATCCATCCCCTCCAGATTGTGATCCAGCACCTCCTCCAACAAGCAACCCTTCGCCTTGCAGACCTAATCCAGTAACTCCTACTAGAGGCCCGTACTTCCCAACTACATCTGTTTCAACAAGTTTTACTGCAACCGCTCAACCTCCAAACATAAATTCAATGTCCAATCCTCAAAACAATCCATCCCCTCCAGATTGTGATCCAGCACCTCCTCCAACAAGCAACCCTTCGCCTTGCAGACCTAATCCAGTAACTCCTACTAGAGGCCCGTACTTCCCAACTACATCTGTTTCAACAAGTTTTACTGCAACCGCTCAACCTCCAAACATAAATTCAATGTCCAATCCTCAAAACAATCCATCCCCTCCAGATTGTGATCCAGCACCTCCTCCAACAAGCAACCCTTCGCCTTCGAGACCTAATCCAGTAACTCCTACTAGAAGCCCGTACTGCCCAACTACATCTGTTTCAACAAGTTTTACTGCAACCGCTCAACCTCCAAACATAAATTCAATGTCCAATCCTCAAAACAATCCATTCCCTCCAGATTGTGATCCAGCACCTCCTCCAACAAGCAACCCTTCGCCTCCTAGACCTAATCCAGTAACTCCTACTAGAGGTTCTTACTTCCCAACTTCTTCGAGACCGACTGTTACAAGAGGCCCTCCAGCTACTAGATCTAGCGCCGGGAAATTGGTGTTCATTGAAAGTCAAGGAAAGTCTACGGAGCTGACTCCTGAACAGGTCGTTGATATTGGAAAGTACTTTGATCAGTTGTTGAAAGGGTCTAATTGA